GAATCGGTTAGGGCCGATGACAGTGTGTAATGGCTTGATGCTGAAGTGAAACGACGAGGTTCGTAATGTCGGAACATGTGGAAACACCAAAAGAAAAGATTCTCCGGACAGCGCAAGAGCTGTTTGGCGAGTATGGCTACTCCGGAACGACGTTCAAGAAAATTGCAGAGCGGGCCGGGATTACTTTGGGATTGATCAGTCACCATTTTGGTTCCAAAGAAAATCTCTATATTCTCAGTAGTCTCAATGTCTTGGAGCAAGTGGAAGTTCGTATTGTCGAGGCGGTGTCGCAAGCCGAGAACGGATATGAAGCTGTTGAAAATTTTTTGAGGGCTTATTTCGATTGCTCTGTTGACCCCACCTTCAACTTTAAAATTTTGGTAAGCTGCTCACCATATAACGATATCAAGGATGAGATCAATAAAGACGAAGTGACCAACAAGTTTGAGCAACTCATTCATATGCTTGCTAAGTATATTATCTTGGGGATGCAGGATGGGAGTATTCGAGAATGTGAGTCCATGCGGACAGCGGATATTATTTTTGCAACAATTGTTGGTTCTGTGCGTACGCGATTGCTTTCGCCGTTCTCATGGGACGGATTTTATCGTGATGTCATCCTATTTATCTGTGATCGTCTCAAGAAGGAATGAGAATATCATACGCAG
This genomic window from Desulfovibrio inopinatus DSM 10711 contains:
- a CDS encoding TetR/AcrR family transcriptional regulator, with protein sequence MSEHVETPKEKILRTAQELFGEYGYSGTTFKKIAERAGITLGLISHHFGSKENLYILSSLNVLEQVEVRIVEAVSQAENGYEAVENFLRAYFDCSVDPTFNFKILVSCSPYNDIKDEINKDEVTNKFEQLIHMLAKYIILGMQDGSIRECESMRTADIIFATIVGSVRTRLLSPFSWDGFYRDVILFICDRLKKE